A portion of the Paenibacillus hamazuiensis genome contains these proteins:
- a CDS encoding ABC transporter ATP-binding protein produces MGMGMPMGGGGAGRGMMPKVRAKNTRATLGRIWQYLSRQRAGLISVFVLSIASSGLALAGPYLIGKAVDDYVIPQQAAGLLRICLLLLVVYAFGSFATWLQGYVMAGVAQHTVMEMRRDLFSHLQKLRLRFFDGKTHGELMSRTTNDIENVSNSLSQSVTQLIASFVTLAGSLAMMLALNVWLTVISLVTVPLVTLVTGFISKRTRRFFKDQQQHLGELNGYIEETVSGQKVVQIFRREQASLQQFHDINLKLRDSSVKAQVFSGTMGPVMNVLNNSSFALIAAIGGWMALNGWTTIGVIVTFLNYSRQLGRPINELANQYNMIQSGIAGAERVFEILDTETEYEDPGEGRQVAGVEGEVIFKDVSFSYKKDSPVLRDVTFTARPGDCVALVGPTGAGKTTIVNLLTRFYEIDSGTITIDGTDIRDMDKNSLRGRLGIVLQDAYLFVGTVRENIRYGRLDATPEEVEAAAKLAGADSFIAKLPQGYDTVLTAEGGNLSQGQRQLLTIARAILANPSVLILDEATSSIDTRTEMHVQAAMNVLMKGRTSFVIAHRLSTIREADMILVINGGQIIERGTHEELLARQGFYAELYNSQFRRVM; encoded by the coding sequence ATGGGCATGGGCATGCCGATGGGCGGCGGAGGCGCAGGCCGCGGCATGATGCCGAAGGTGCGCGCCAAAAATACCCGCGCCACCCTCGGGCGCATATGGCAATATTTGAGCCGGCAGCGCGCCGGGCTGATTTCGGTTTTCGTGCTGTCCATCGCCAGCTCGGGTCTCGCGCTGGCCGGACCGTATTTGATCGGCAAAGCGGTAGACGATTACGTCATTCCTCAGCAGGCTGCCGGACTTCTGCGGATATGTCTGCTTCTGCTCGTCGTCTATGCGTTCGGCAGCTTCGCGACCTGGCTTCAAGGTTATGTGATGGCCGGCGTCGCCCAGCATACCGTCATGGAGATGCGGCGCGATCTGTTTTCCCACCTGCAGAAACTTCGGCTCCGTTTTTTTGACGGCAAAACGCATGGGGAACTGATGAGCCGTACGACCAACGATATCGAAAACGTTTCGAACTCGCTGAGCCAAAGCGTGACCCAACTGATTGCCAGCTTCGTCACGCTCGCCGGATCGCTCGCCATGATGCTGGCGTTAAACGTATGGCTCACGGTCATCAGCCTCGTTACGGTCCCTCTCGTCACTCTGGTGACGGGGTTCATCTCGAAGCGCACCCGCCGGTTTTTCAAGGACCAGCAGCAGCATCTCGGGGAGCTGAACGGGTATATTGAGGAAACGGTGTCCGGCCAGAAGGTCGTGCAAATTTTTCGCCGGGAGCAGGCTTCGCTGCAGCAGTTCCACGACATTAATCTGAAACTCCGCGACTCGAGCGTGAAAGCGCAGGTGTTTTCCGGGACGATGGGACCGGTCATGAACGTGCTGAACAACTCCAGCTTTGCGCTGATCGCGGCAATCGGAGGCTGGATGGCGCTGAACGGCTGGACGACGATCGGGGTTATCGTGACGTTCCTTAACTATTCCCGCCAGCTCGGCCGCCCGATCAACGAGCTCGCCAACCAGTACAACATGATTCAATCGGGCATCGCGGGGGCTGAACGGGTGTTCGAGATTCTCGATACGGAGACGGAATATGAGGATCCCGGGGAAGGCCGGCAAGTAGCGGGCGTCGAGGGTGAAGTGATTTTCAAGGACGTCAGCTTCAGCTATAAAAAAGATTCGCCCGTGCTCCGCGATGTCACCTTCACTGCGCGTCCCGGCGATTGCGTCGCGCTGGTCGGTCCGACGGGCGCCGGGAAGACGACCATCGTCAATCTGCTGACGCGATTTTACGAAATCGACAGCGGTACGATTACGATTGACGGGACGGACATTCGCGACATGGACAAAAACAGCCTGAGAGGCCGGCTCGGCATCGTTTTGCAGGATGCGTACCTTTTCGTAGGTACGGTCCGCGAGAACATTCGCTACGGCCGGCTGGATGCCACGCCCGAAGAAGTCGAAGCCGCCGCGAAGCTGGCGGGCGCCGACAGCTTCATCGCCAAGCTGCCGCAGGGCTACGATACGGTGCTGACGGCCGAAGGCGGCAACCTGAGCCAGGGGCAGCGGCAGCTGCTGACGATCGCGCGGGCGATCCTCGCGAATCCGTCCGTCCTCATTCTCGACGAGGCGACCAGCAGCATCGATACGCGCACGGAGATGCATGTTCAAGCGGCGATGAACGTGCTGATGAAAGGGCGCACCAGCTTCGTCATCGCCCACCGGCTGAGCACGATCCGCGAGGCGGACATGATTCTGGTCATTAACGGCGGGCAGATTATCGAGCGGGGCACTCACGAGGAGCTGCTCGCACGGCAAGGTTTCTACGCCGAGCTGTACAACAGCCAATTCCGCAGGGTTATGTGA
- a CDS encoding M1 family metallopeptidase, whose protein sequence is MKTALSHPFAKWMTAFLLATSTTLIAGSLLQQPSGLGDPIPFKESPAAAVLAQLTEPVMPATESPLPPAVPAKPLERPAPKPLSDRIVEYHMTVDLNAEHKKLDGQQTLTWRNPGAKPVSELYFHLYPNAFASKKTTFMKESGGQLRGDKAKEGSFGGMELLSMKTLTGEDLLIRAEYVQPDDGNKEDRTLLKVTLPKPVAPGEKLTLRTDFTVQLPTVFARMGYLDDFIMAGQWFPKIAVYEPAGTRGRAEEGWSIHQYHGNSEFYADFGIYEVKVKVPSKYTVAATGFPTRPPVDDGQWKTYSFYADDVHDFAWSASPNFVYVEEPYATANLPGVKIKLYLDPSHEALKTRYMTAAKKALARYSQWFGSYPYSTLSIVVPPKGGNGAGGMEYPTLITSWAAEEEKPDLELERVLVHEIGHQFWYGMVASNEFEEAWLDEGFTSYAEDKLMEAEYGVRPNLPVESSYITAPEPLKQLAWKYKGHDEYAENVYTRAKLVLKSIERQVGPELMERIMKNYFQQWKFKHPTTADFQRIVEDTTKAGWDDFFKQYVFGGMMTDFAVDGIRVKPLEHDGLTLYESSVLIRKLGGSYGHVPIVFHFADGSQTGKVWEGTESEVIFKLTHSSPVDWVAIDPHYTNVLENKHINSFMRTNVDPKLAMRWNLGSVKFIETLFGWVAW, encoded by the coding sequence ATGAAAACCGCTCTCTCCCATCCTTTCGCCAAATGGATGACCGCCTTTCTGCTCGCCACGAGCACGACACTCATAGCCGGCTCGCTCCTGCAGCAGCCTTCCGGGCTTGGCGATCCCATTCCTTTCAAGGAGTCACCCGCCGCCGCCGTGCTGGCCCAGCTTACGGAGCCGGTGATGCCGGCCACAGAAAGCCCGCTGCCGCCCGCCGTGCCGGCGAAGCCCCTGGAGCGCCCCGCCCCCAAGCCGCTAAGCGACCGCATCGTTGAATACCACATGACCGTCGATCTGAACGCGGAGCACAAGAAGCTGGACGGCCAGCAAACGCTCACCTGGAGAAACCCCGGCGCAAAGCCAGTAAGCGAACTTTACTTTCATCTGTACCCGAATGCCTTCGCTTCGAAAAAAACGACGTTTATGAAGGAATCCGGGGGCCAGCTGCGGGGCGATAAAGCGAAGGAAGGCAGCTTCGGCGGCATGGAGCTTCTCTCCATGAAGACGCTGACCGGAGAAGACCTGCTGATCCGCGCCGAATACGTCCAGCCGGATGACGGCAACAAGGAGGACCGCACGCTGCTCAAGGTCACTTTGCCCAAGCCGGTGGCCCCCGGCGAGAAGCTGACGCTGCGGACCGATTTTACCGTACAGCTCCCTACCGTGTTTGCCCGCATGGGCTACCTGGACGACTTTATTATGGCCGGACAATGGTTCCCGAAAATCGCCGTCTATGAGCCGGCGGGAACAAGGGGGCGTGCGGAAGAAGGCTGGAGCATTCACCAGTATCACGGCAATTCCGAGTTTTACGCCGATTTCGGCATCTATGAAGTGAAGGTGAAAGTGCCTTCCAAATATACGGTCGCCGCGACGGGTTTCCCGACGAGACCTCCGGTCGACGACGGGCAATGGAAAACATACAGCTTCTACGCCGATGACGTGCACGATTTCGCCTGGTCCGCCTCGCCGAATTTCGTCTACGTCGAAGAGCCGTATGCGACTGCCAATTTGCCCGGGGTCAAAATCAAGCTGTACCTCGATCCGTCCCACGAAGCGCTCAAAACCCGCTACATGACCGCCGCCAAAAAAGCGCTCGCCCGCTACTCGCAGTGGTTCGGCAGCTACCCGTACTCGACGCTGTCGATCGTGGTTCCTCCGAAGGGGGGCAATGGCGCCGGGGGGATGGAATATCCGACGCTGATCACCAGTTGGGCCGCCGAGGAAGAGAAGCCCGATCTGGAACTGGAGCGCGTGCTCGTTCACGAAATCGGCCATCAGTTTTGGTACGGCATGGTGGCGTCGAACGAGTTCGAGGAAGCTTGGCTCGATGAAGGCTTCACCTCTTATGCCGAAGATAAGCTGATGGAGGCGGAATACGGCGTACGTCCGAACCTGCCGGTCGAGTCAAGTTACATTACCGCACCGGAGCCTCTCAAGCAGCTTGCCTGGAAGTACAAGGGACACGACGAGTATGCGGAAAACGTGTACACCCGAGCCAAGCTGGTGCTCAAATCGATCGAACGGCAGGTCGGCCCGGAGCTTATGGAACGCATCATGAAAAACTACTTCCAGCAGTGGAAATTCAAGCATCCCACTACGGCCGATTTTCAGCGCATCGTCGAGGATACGACGAAGGCGGGCTGGGACGACTTTTTCAAGCAATATGTATTCGGCGGCATGATGACGGACTTCGCGGTCGACGGCATCCGCGTGAAACCGCTGGAGCATGACGGTCTCACGCTTTACGAATCGAGCGTGCTTATTCGCAAGCTCGGCGGCAGCTACGGCCACGTTCCGATCGTATTCCATTTCGCCGACGGCTCGCAAACCGGCAAAGTGTGGGAAGGCACCGAGAGCGAAGTCATTTTCAAGCTGACGCACTCCTCCCCCGTCGACTGGGTCGCCATCGATCCCCATTATACGAACGTGCTCGAGAACAAACATATCAACAGCTTTATGAGAACGAACGTGGACCC